The genomic segment AGCTCAGGGAGGGGAAGGCCGACGCGGTCTTCACCGATCAGATGATCCTCCATGGTTTCGCGGACCTTCACACCGCCGACGGACTCAGGGTGGTGCCGGGCCTGACGATCGGCGGGCCGCAGCACTGGGGTATCGGTCTGCCCAAGGGACACCGGACGGACTGCCTGAGACTGCGCGAGATCGTGAAGGACTACGTCACCGGCAGCCAATGGAAGGACGACTTCAAGGCGTGGCTGCCGGGCATCCCCGCCCAGGACCCGGCCTGGATCGGTGACTACCGGCCGAGCCCCGCGGCGATCGATGCCCGATCGTGCAGGGACAGCATCCCCTGACACCGCCTGGCATCCCCTGACGCCGGACGGCGGAAAAAGCCGCGGGCCCGGGCCGAGTGAAGATCACTCGGCCCGGGCCCGCGGCATGACCGGAGGTCAGAGGCTCACGCCTCGAACACCTCACGCACCAACTGCTCCTGCTCCGCCTGGTGCCGCTTCGCGGAACCCACCGCCGGCGAGGAGCCGTGCGGGCGGGAGATACGGCGCAGGCGCTCGCCGTGCGGGACGTCCGCGCCGACCGCGAGGTCGAGGTGGTCGATCAGGTTGAGCGCGATGAACGGCCAGGCACCCTGGTTTGCCGGCTCCTCCTGGGTCCAGAGGTACTTCTCGGCGTTGGGGTACTTGTTGACCTCCGCCTGGACCTCGGCCCCCGGGAGGGGGTACAGGCGCTCGATGCGGATGATCGCCGTGTCCGTGACGCCGCGCTTCTGACGCTCGGCCTCCAGGTCGTAGTAGACCTTGCCGGCGCAGAAGACGACCTTCTTGACCGCGTTCGGGTCGACCGAGTCGTCGCCGATGACCGGGCGGAACTCGCCGCTCGTGAACTCCTCCGCCTTCGACGCGGCGGCCTTGAGGCGCAGCATCGACTTCGGGGTGAAGACGACCAGCGGCTTGTGGTGCGGGTTGTGCACCTGCCACCGCAGGAGGTGGAAGTAGTTCGACGGGGAGGTCGGCATGGCGACCGTCATGTTGTTCTGCGCGCACATCTGGAGGAAGCGCTCCGGGCGGGCGGACGAGTGGTCCGGGCCCTGGCCCTCGTAGCCGTGCGGGAGCAGCAGGGTGACGCCGGACGTCTGGCCCCACTTCTGCTCCGCCGACGAGATGAACTCGTCCACGACCGTCTGGGCGCCGTTGACGAAGTCGCCGAACTGGGCCTCCCACATCACCAGGGACTCGGGACGGGCGAGCGAGTAGCCGTACTCGAAGCCCATCGCCGCGTACTCGGAGAGCAGGGAGTTGTAGACGTTCAGCCGCGCCTGGTCCTCGGAGAGGTACATCAGCGGCGTGAACTCCTCGCCCGTCTCACGGTCGATGATCACCGCGTGACGCTGGCCGAAGGTGCCGCGCTGCGAGTCCTGGCCGGCCAGGCGGACCGGGGTGCCCTCCAGGAGGAGGGAGCCCACCGCGAGGGTCTCGCCCATGCCCCAGTCGATCGTGCCGTCCTCGACCATGGCCGCCCGGCGCTGCAGCTGCGGCAGCAGACGCGGGTGGGCGGTGATGTGGTCCGGGACGTTGACCTGGGACTCGGCGATGCGCTTGACGGTCTCCGCCGTGATCGCGGTGTTCACCGCGACCGGGAAGCCGTCCTGCGGGTCGTGGACCTCGCCGGACGTCGGCTGCGCGGTGGCCTCGCGGACCTCCGTGAAGACCTTCTCCAGCTGGCCCTGGTAGTCCTGGAGGGCCTGCTCGGCCTCTTCCAGGGTGATGTCGCCGCGACCGATGAGGGACTCGGTGTAGAGCTTGCGCACCGAGCGCTTCTTGTCGATCAGGTCGTACATCAGCGGCTGGGTGAAGGCCGGGTTGTCCGACTCGTTGTGACCGCGGCGGCGGTAGCAGATGAGGTCGATCACCACGTCCTTGTTGAACGCCTGGCGGAACTCGAAGGCCAGACGGGCCACACGGACCACGGCCTCCGGGTCGTCGCCGTTCACGTGGAAGATCGGGGCCTCGATCATCCTCGCCACGTCCGTCGCGTACATCGACGAGCGGGACGACTCCGGGGCGGCCGTGAAGCCGACCTGGTTGTTGATGACGATGTGGACCGTGCCGCCGGTGCGGTAGCCGCGCAGCTGCGACATGTTCAGGGTCTCGGCCACCACGCCCTGGCCCGCGAAGGCCGCGTCGCCGTGCAGGGCCACCGGCAGGACCGTGAAGTCCGTGCCGCCCTTGTTGATGATGTCCTGCTTGGCGCGCGCGACGCCCTCCAGGACCGGGTCCACGGCCTCCAGGTGCGAGGGGTTCGCGACCAGGCTGACCTTGATCTGCTCGCCGTCCAGGCCCGTGAAGGTGCCCTCGGCGCCCAGGTGGTACTTCACGTCGCCGGAGCCGTGCATCGACTTCGGGTCGAGGTTGCCCTCGAACTCGCGGAAGATCTGGGCGTACGACTTGCCGACGATGTTCGCCAGGACGTTCAGGCGGCCGCGGTGGGCCATGCCGATGACGACCTCGTCGAGACGGGACTCCGCCGCCGAGTCGATGACCGCGTCCAGCAGCGGGATGACGGACTCGCCGCCCTCCAGGGAGAAGCGCTTCTGGCCGACGTACTTCGTCTGCAGGAAGGTCTCGAAGGCCTCCGCCGCGTTCAGCCGGCGCAGGATGCGCAGCTGCTCCTCGCGCTCCGGCTTGGTGTGCGGGCGCTCGATGCGGTCCTGGATCCAGCGGCGCTGCTTCGGGTCCTGGATGTGCATGAACTCGACGCCGGTCGTACGGCAGTACGAGTCGCGCAGGACGCCGAGGATGTCGCGGAGCTTCATCAGGGACTTGCCCGAGAAGCCGCCGACCGCGAACTCGCGCTCCAGGTCCCACAGGGTGAGCCCGTGCTCGGTGATGTCCAGGTCGGGGTGCTTGCGCTGGCGGTACTCCAGCGGGTCGGTGTCGGCCATGACGTGGCCGCGGACCCGGTAGGAGTGGATCAGCTCGAAGACGCGGGCGGCCTTCGTGACGTCGTCGTCGTGCGACGCGTCGATGTCCTTGAGCCAGCGGACCGGCTCGTAGGGGATGCGCAGGGCCTCGAAGATCTCGTCGTAGAAGCCGTTCTCCCCGAGGAGGGAGTTGGCGACGACGCGGAGGAACTCGCCGGAGGCGGCGCCCTGGATGACCCGGTGGTCGTAGGTCGACGTGAGCGTCATGACCTTCGCGATGCCGAGCTTGTTCAGCGTGTCCTGGGACGTGCCCTGGAACTCGGCCGGGTAGTCCATGGAGCCGACGCCCATGATGACCGACTGGCCGGGCATCAGGCGGGGCACGGAGTGGACGGTGCCGAGGCCGCCGGGGTTGGTCAGGGAGACCGTGACACCGGTGAAGTCGTCCATCGTCAGCTTGCCGTCACGGGCGCGGCGGACGATGTCCTCGTAGGCCTGCCAGAACTCGAAGAAGTTCAGCGTCTCGGCCTTCTTGATGCCCGCGACGACCAGCTGGCGGTCGCCGTTGGGCTTCACCAGGTCGATGGCGAGGCCGAAGTTGACGTGCGGCGGCTTGACGAGGGTGGGCTTCCCGTCCTTCTCCGCGTAGTGCCAGTTCATCGACGGCATGGCCTTGATGGCCTGCACCATCGCGTAGCCGATCAGGTGCGTGAAGGAGATCTTCCCGCCCCGGGCGCGCTTGAGGTGGTTGTTGATGACGATGCGGTTGTCGAACAGCAGCTTCACCGGGACGGCGCGCACGGACGTGGCCGTGGGCAGTTCCAGGGAGGCGTTCATGTTCTTCGCGACAGCGGCGGCGGGGCCGCGCAGCGTGATCAGCTCCGGGCCGTCGGCGGACGCGGCGGGCGCGGCCTGCTTCGCCGGGGCGGCAGCCGCCGGCTTGGCGGGCGCGGCGGCCGCGGGCTTCGCCGGGGCCGGGGCCGGAGCGGCGGCGGCGGGCTTCGGGGCAGCCGGGGCGGGTGCGGCCTGGGCCGGGGCGGCGGGTGCCGCGGGTGTGGTCGCTGCGGCACCCGTGGCCGCAGTGCTCGCCGGAGCCGGGGCGGCAGCGGCGCCTGGCTTGTAGTCGGCGAAGAAGTCCCACCAGGCTCGGTCTACCGAGTTCGGATCCTGGAGGTACTGCTGATAGATCTCGTCGACGAGCCACTCATTCGGTCCGAAGGCCGCGGCGGGGTTCTTACCCGCTTGGTCTGCGTCGGTCGAGATGCTCGAGTTACTGGGGGACTGTGGCGACACGGCGGCAACCGCCCTCTTCCGCTTCACAAGGTGATGGACAGCGGGAATTAAGGCTACGCCCCCGTGGCCGGGAAGGTCAGGCCGAGTCCGCTCTTCGTCGCGTAAGTCACATCGGAAAGCGTGTTTCGGGGGTGGAAATGGCGGGAAACAAGCGTGGTTCCGGTCTGGAACGGGTGTGGGGGACGGGTGCCGGGCATGCGTCGGGTGGGGCCTGCGGGTATGTGGACGCGGCCCTCTGCCTGAACGCACCTGATCACACGTGTCCCGCTGGGCGGATCGGCCGTGGATCTTGTGGCTCCGCTTCGAACTTTACGTCAACTTGGCAGAGAAGTAAGCCCCGGGAGGATGAGCGATATCCGGCAAGGGTGGGGGGATTCAGCCAGGTGCGATGTGGGTATCGCGGGATATTTCGCCCCCGCCGTGGGTGAGTGGTCGGCCGCGGGTCGTGTGGGGTTGCTCGCGCAGTTCCCCGCGCCCCTGAAAAGCCTGCGGCTGCCCGGGGCCTCAAAGGCTGCGGCTGCCCGGGGCCCGGAACGCCTTGCTCTGTCCCGGACGGGGGCTCAGACCTGTACCGGGCGCTGGCCGGGCTGTGCGGACACCCCCGGCAGGACAACCCGGATGCGGCAGCCCTTGGGGGACTCGGCGACTCCGATGCGGCCGCCGTGGAGGTCGACGGCCCAGCGGGCGATGGCCAGGCCGAGGCCGGTGCCGCCGTCGCTGCCGGGGCCGTGGGGGGAGCTGACGGCGCCGCGGTTGAAGCGTTCGAAGACGCGGTGCCATTCGGATTCGGGGATGCCGGGGCCCTCGTCCAGGACTTCGAGGTCCAGGGACTCGGGGGTGGGGCCGCGACGGGCCTTCACCGTGACGCGGCCGTGCGCCGGGCTGTGCTTGACCGCGTTGTCGATGAGGTTGGCGACGACCTGGTGGATGCGTTCGGGGTCGGCGTTGGCCGTGAGCTCCGGCGGGTGGACGTCCAGGTGCAGGTGGACGTCGGTACGGGTGTGGTTGCCGGAGCCGGAAGTGATACCGCCGCGGGCCGAGGAGACCATCTGGGCCTCCTTGAGGACGCCCGAGAGATACGGCCAGACCTCGAAGCGGCGGCGGCGCAGGGGGACCACCCCGTTGTCCAGCCTCGACAGGTCGAGCAGCGTCTCCACCAGGCGGCCCAGGCGATCCGTCTGCTTCAGGGCCGTGCGCATCGTCTCGGGGTCGGCCTGGGTGACGCCGTCGACGATGTTCTCCAGGACCGCGCGCAGGCCGGCGATCGGCGTGCGGAGCTCGTGGGAGACGTTCGCCACGAGCTCCTTGCGCTGGCGGTCCTGGGCCTCCAGCTCGTCGGCCATGAGATTGATCGTGTGAGCGAGGTCACCCAGTTCGTCCCGGCGGTTCTCGCTGACCCGGCGGGTGTAGTCACCGCGCGAGATGGACCGGGCGACCGCGTTCATCTCGTCCAGGGGGGCGGTGAGCGAATGCGCCACGAACTGCGTAATCAAGAGCGTGGCGATCATCGAGAAGACCATGATGAAGCGCAGCTCGGTCTTGGTCTGCACCGCGATCATCGACAGACCGGTCGTGATCAGGACCGAGATGACGACGAGCGCGCCTAGCTTCGTCTTGATCGAGAAGGGGCGCAGACCGCCGAGCGGTCCCGCGCCCTTCCGCGACTGCGCGCCACCGAGGTTCCGCGACCTCGGGTCACCGACTCCGCTCATCACGCCACCAGCCCCCTGTGCCTACGTGCCTGCGTATGTCCTGCGCACGCGGTGCGAGCACGGGTCTCAGGGATTCGGGGTCTCCAGGGCGTACCCCACACCGTGCACCGTGCGGATCCGCTCCGCGCCGATCTTCCGCCGCAGTGCCTTGATGTGGCTGTCCACGGTCCGCGTCCCGGACGCGTCCGCCCAGTCCCACACCTCGGCGAGCAGCTGCTCGCGCGAGAGTACGGCACGCGGGGTGTTCGCGAGACATACGAGCAGGTCGAACTCGGTGGGCGTGAGGTGTACGTCCTCGCTGCGCACCCGGACGCGGCGCTGCGCGTGGTCGATCTCCAGCTCGCCGAGACGCAGGATGCCCGAGCGCGGCGTGGTGGCGGCCAGCGCGGCCCGCTCCACCCGGCGCAGCAGGACGTGCACGCGCGCGGCCAGTTCACGCATGGAGAACGGCTTGGTCATGTAGTCGTCGGCGCCGACGCCGAGCCCGACCAGCATGTCCGTCTCGTCGTCCCGGGCGGTGAGCATCAGCACGGGGACGGGCCGCTGGGCCTGGACGCGCCTGCACACCTCCAGGCCGTCGAAGCCGGGCAGCATGATGTCGAGGATCAGCAGGTCGGGCTGCCAGGCCTCCGCGGTGTCCACCGCGGCCGGTCCGTCGGACGCGGTCTGCACGACGAAACCCTCGGCGCGCAGGCGGGCCGCGATGGCGTCGACGATCGTCGGGTCGTCCTCGACCACGAGCACCCGGCGCTGCGCGCCCGGGGTCGCTGTGGTGCTGCTGTGGGTGGTGTGTGTCTGCTCCATCGCCCGCCCCTGTGTTGCTTTCCGGAATCCGTGGGGTGATCCCTTGACTGCGCGTGGGTGCGCATGACTGCGATTGACGCTTGAATGATCGGCGTCAGGCAAGCAGGGTACGGGCAGTCACCGCACCAGGGCTATCCAGGTCGGACAGCGAGGTGCACCACGTCCGGAACTCCTCGGGCAACCGGGATCTCTTCGGTACGCACCTGTTGGAACCCGGCATTCCGCAAGGTTTCCTCGAATTCCGCGGAAGGCTGCGCCGACCACACGGCAAGCACCCCACCAGGCCTCAACACCCTTGCACAGCTTGCCAATCCGGCAGGTGAGTACAGGTTTTCGTTGGCCTCGGAGACAGTCCAGTCGGGCCCGTTGTCGATGTCCAGGCAGAGCGCGTCGAACGTGGCGGACGTCTCATTGACGTAGGCGACGAGATCGGCTTCCACGATGTCCGTACGGGGGTCCGCGAGCGCTCCGGCGGACACCTCGCCCAGCGGTCCCGCGCGGTGCCACTCGATGACGGAGGGTTCGCGTTCGACAACCGTGATCGTTCCCCAGCGCGGATCCGCGGCGGCGTGGGCGAGCGAGAAACCGACGCCCAGGCCCCCGATCAGCACACGTGGCCGAGAACGGCCGGTCAGCGCGTCGAGGGCGGCGTCGACCAGCAGCCGCTCCGAGCGGCCGTCCGAGGTGTCCATCAGGAAGCACCCGTTGGCGATGATCTGCAACAGCTCCCCGTGCCGCCGCAGCACGACCTCGCCGTAGGGGCCCTCGCGCCGGTCGATGACTTCGGGTTCGTCGGTGATGGGCATCCCCCCATCCTTACGTGTCCGTGGCGCGGGGGCGGCCGAATTGCGGCGCCCCGGTGACGACCCGCCACGACTTGGCGTGATCAGAGCGCCAGGCCGTGGCCGTACGGGAAGACCGGATCCTCGGTGTCGTTGGGTACGTCCGCGCGGGACGCCTCCACCGCCGCCATGGAACGCGGCAGTTCGAAGGGCAGCCGGCCCTCGGCCCGGGCCCGTCCGAAGGCCACGTCGAGCAGGGCCGCGTCGCTGGCCCCGTAGTCGGCGACGAGCGCGGCGGCCTTCGCGGCGATCTCCGGGAGTACGGCGGGCCGCTCCAGGTTGACGCAGACCAGCGTGGGCACGGCCTCCAGCAGCGCCAGGATCTCCTTCAGCCGCTCTTCACCGAACGCCAGCGACCCGGAGTGGAAGAAGGACTCGAAGACCCCCGGCCGCTCCTCGTACGGCGTGCGCAGCCGCAGCACGGCCACGTCCGCGTGGGCCGGATCGGTCACGACATTGCCGTACAGGGACGCCGTCTGGGCGCCCACGCCCTCGACGTAGAGGTTCGGGCGGTCGGTGAGCGGGAGGAGGGAGTGGTTGGTCAGGACGGTGAGCGAGCGGCGCTGGGCCGTCTCGCCGAGGGCGGTGAACTCGCTCGCGCCGACGGTCTCCTCGGCGCGGTCCGGGTCGACGTACCGCCTCTCGAAGAGGCCGAGGACGAACTTCTCGCGCAGGAGCCGGCGTACGGAGGCGTCGATCCGCTCCTCGGGGATCCGGCCGGAGCGGACCAGCTCGACGATCACCTCGGGGCACTGTTCGCCACCGAACTGGTCGGCGCCCGCGTCCAGGGCCTTGGCGGCGCGTTCGGCGACGGTCAGGTGCTCGACGCCCCAGGCGTGGGCCTCGTGCGGCTCGCCGGCGATGGACGTATCGGTCAGCAGGCCCCAGTCGGTGCAGATGACGCCGCCGAAGCCCAGGCGTTCGCGCAGCAGCCCGGTCAGCACGTCCCGGTTGAAGCCGAAGCCGACCTCCTCCCAGTCCGCCACGCCGACCGGCCGGCCGTAGGAGGGCATCACCTGGGAGCAGCCGGCCTCGACGGCCGCCCTGAAGGGCGCGAGGTGGTCGTCGCGCAGGCCGCCGGGATAGATCTGGTCCTTGCCGTGCGGGAAGTGCGGGTCCTCGCCGTCCTGCTGGGGGCCGCCGCCGGGGAAGTGCTTGACCATGGCGGCGACCGAGCGCGGGCCGAGCCGGGGCCCCTGCAGGCCGCGTACGTACGCCCGGACCAGCGCGCTCGTGACCTCGGCGGACGAGCCGAAGGTGCCGGACTGGCGGGACCAGCGGGGCTCGGTGGCGAGGTCGATCTGCGGGTGCAGGGCGACGCGGAAGCCGACGGAGAGGTATTCGCGGCGGACCGTGTCGCCGAACCTCTCCACCAGCTCCGGTTCGCCGATCGCGGCCAGGCCGAGGGGTTCGGGCCAGGCCGAGAAGGCACCGGAGCCGGAGGAGGCGCCCGGGTTGTCGGTGAACGAGTGGCGCGGGTCGGTGGAGAGGGTGACCGGGATGCCCAGCCGGGTGTCCGCCGCGAGGGCCTGGAGCCGGTTGACCCACTCGGCCGTCTCCCGGACCCCGTACTGGCCCAAGAGATTGAAGTGGGTCAGATGGCCCTGCGTGACCAGCTCGTACGTACCGTGCCGGAGGAACGACCCCTCGCCGGCCTCGGCCAGTGTCCCGTCCCGGTTCATCGTCAGCATCGCGTGGAAGAGCTGACCCGCCTTCTCCGCCAGGGTCATCCGGCCCAGCAGGTCGTCCACCCGCTCGTCGACGGGACGGTTCGGGTCGCGGTACGGGGCTGTGGACATCCGGGATTCCTTGCGCGAGACGGTGGCCGAGCGGGGTGCGCGGTGCGGGCGGGCCGGTGCGGGGGCTACTCGACCGAACGGACGAACCGGACGGCGAGGGCGCCCAGGATCGAGGCGACCGCGCCGAAGAGGAAGAGGGCGCTGTAGTTGGAGCCGTTGCCTCCGACGGCCGGCAGGCCCGGGGCGATGATCGGGACGGGGGACGGGGGACGGGGGACGGGGGACGGGGGACGAGGGACGAGGGCGGCATCGGCGCCGCGCAGGCGAGTTCAGGGAAACAGCAAAACCGAGTGGGCACTAGGTTTTGGACAAGTGGCCACCATCACGCGGCACATGGCTTGAAAGGGAGGGGGTGATGACTCGTGTAACCGCCGGTTAGCGAGGGGCTTCGGGGCCGTGCGGCGAGGACTATGGTGACGGTCATGGTGCGGAACCGGAGGTCAGAGGGGCCCGGTGCGGGCGGGCCGGAAGGGGACGGGGGCCGGAGGCCGGAAAGCTCCGGTGCGCGCGGCTCGTACGCCGTCGGGGACGAGCGGCGGTCGCGCATCCTCGACGCGGCCGTCCAGCACTTCGCCCAGTGGGGCTTCCACGCCTCCTCGCTCGCCCGGATCGCCAAGGACGTCGGCATCACCCAGGGCGGGCTGCTGCACCACTTCCGCAGCAAGGAGGACCTCCTCGTCCAGGTGCTGGAACGCGTGGACGAGACCGATCGGCACCGGTTCTTCTCGCGCGAGTTCGAGTCGGTGGCCCAGATGTTCGAGGCGCTCGTGAAACTCGCCGAGTACAACTGCGCGCGGCTGGGCCGCACCCGGATGTTCAACATCCTGGCCGCCGAGGCCGGCGACCCCGGGCATCCCGCCCACGCGTACTTCGTCAAGCGGTACGCCGAGGTGGTGGGCACCATGTCCCGGGTGCTGCGGCGGGGCGTGGACACCGGTGAACTACGGGCCGACACGGATGTCGTGGCCGTCGCGCAGGAGTTGGCCGCCGTGATGGACGGGCTGCAGATCCAGTGGGTGCTGGATCCGAAGGGGTTCGACATGGCGGGCCGGTTCCGGGCGTATGCGGAGCGCGTCCTGCGGGGGATCGGCGCGGAGGTCCCGTAGAAGCCGTCGTGCTGGCGGGCTGGCGGGCTGGCGGGCTGGCAGGCTGCCGGGTCGCCGGGTCGCCGGGCTGCAGGACCGACGGGTCGTCGTGCTGTCGGGTTGCTGTGAATCGCGTCGGGGGTGGCGGGGGTCACAGACAAGGGCGTACCGGGGCGTCGAGGGTGAGGCGAAACGGAAGGAGCGCCTCGCCTTGGATGCCGCCAGGACCGTGGAGACCGCGGGGCCCGTCCTCGACGGCATCCCGCGGCAGCCGGGTGCGGCACCCGCGCCGGTGGCGGCACCCGCCCCGGTCGCGGAACAGGAGTCCGCGGGACCCGGACCAAGCGCGCCCGCCCGGTCCACCCGCTCCCCGTTCCCGCGCCCCTGGCGGCTGCTCCCCACCCCCGTCGGCACGCCCTTCACCTTCTGCTACGCCACCGTCCTGGTGATGACCTCGCTCGTCGCCGAGCACGCCGGCCCGGCCCTGGTCCACGCCCTGCACCAGGGCTCCAGTACGGATGTGGCGCACCTGGTCCGGTCCCCGGTGCTCGTGCTGCTCGCGAGCGCGCTGTGGCTGGCGGGCGGGGTCGGCTCCCCGTACGCGACCGGCTTTCTGCTGGTGCTGACCGCGTTGGAACGCCGTATCGGCGGTTGGCGCACGGCCGGTGTCTTCCTGCTGGGCCACATCCTCGCCACCCTCGCGACGGAGGTCCCGGTGGGCCTCGCCGTCCTGGCCGGCCACCTCCCCGCAAGCTCCCTCCACCGCCTCGACTACGGCGTCAGCTTCGGGGTGGCGGCGAGTGTGGGCGCGTTGGCGGGGCTGGTGTCGCCGTGGCTGCGGTGGCCGGTTCTGCTGGGGTTCGGCGGGATGCTGGTGGACGACCTGATCGCGTTCACGGACCCGATGACGAACTGGGGGCATCTGCTGGCCTTGGCGATCGGGGTGGCGACGTGGCCGGTCGTGCGGCGGTGGCGGCGCGCCGGCCCGGGCGGGCGGGGACTCCCGCGGGGCGGCGCGGGTCGGGCTCAGGCCGCCACGACCGCCGCGTAGCCGCCGGCCGCGTCGAGGGCGTCGAGCGGGCCGTGGAAGGCGACGCGGCCGCGGGAGAGGACGGTCACGTCGTCGCAGGCGCCCTCCACGTCCTCCATGAGGTGCGTCGACACGACCACGCAGGCGGTCCGTCCCCGTCGCCGTACCAGGCTGTGGAAGTCCGACCGCTGCTGTGGATCGAGTCCGGCCGTCGGCTCGTCGAGCAGGAGCAGGGTGGGCGAGTTGACGATGGACTGCGCGATGCCGACGCGCTGCTTCATCCCGCCGGAGAGCGTGCGGAGCCGGTGGCCCAGACGGTCCTGCAGGCCGACGGCCTCCGCCGCCCCGGCCACCGCCT from the Streptomyces sp. NBC_00310 genome contains:
- a CDS encoding multifunctional oxoglutarate decarboxylase/oxoglutarate dehydrogenase thiamine pyrophosphate-binding subunit/dihydrolipoyllysine-residue succinyltransferase subunit — translated: MSPQSPSNSSISTDADQAGKNPAAAFGPNEWLVDEIYQQYLQDPNSVDRAWWDFFADYKPGAAAAPAPASTAATGAAATTPAAPAAPAQAAPAPAAPKPAAAAPAPAPAKPAAAAPAKPAAAAPAKQAAPAASADGPELITLRGPAAAVAKNMNASLELPTATSVRAVPVKLLFDNRIVINNHLKRARGGKISFTHLIGYAMVQAIKAMPSMNWHYAEKDGKPTLVKPPHVNFGLAIDLVKPNGDRQLVVAGIKKAETLNFFEFWQAYEDIVRRARDGKLTMDDFTGVTVSLTNPGGLGTVHSVPRLMPGQSVIMGVGSMDYPAEFQGTSQDTLNKLGIAKVMTLTSTYDHRVIQGAASGEFLRVVANSLLGENGFYDEIFEALRIPYEPVRWLKDIDASHDDDVTKAARVFELIHSYRVRGHVMADTDPLEYRQRKHPDLDITEHGLTLWDLEREFAVGGFSGKSLMKLRDILGVLRDSYCRTTGVEFMHIQDPKQRRWIQDRIERPHTKPEREEQLRILRRLNAAEAFETFLQTKYVGQKRFSLEGGESVIPLLDAVIDSAAESRLDEVVIGMAHRGRLNVLANIVGKSYAQIFREFEGNLDPKSMHGSGDVKYHLGAEGTFTGLDGEQIKVSLVANPSHLEAVDPVLEGVARAKQDIINKGGTDFTVLPVALHGDAAFAGQGVVAETLNMSQLRGYRTGGTVHIVINNQVGFTAAPESSRSSMYATDVARMIEAPIFHVNGDDPEAVVRVARLAFEFRQAFNKDVVIDLICYRRRGHNESDNPAFTQPLMYDLIDKKRSVRKLYTESLIGRGDITLEEAEQALQDYQGQLEKVFTEVREATAQPTSGEVHDPQDGFPVAVNTAITAETVKRIAESQVNVPDHITAHPRLLPQLQRRAAMVEDGTIDWGMGETLAVGSLLLEGTPVRLAGQDSQRGTFGQRHAVIIDRETGEEFTPLMYLSEDQARLNVYNSLLSEYAAMGFEYGYSLARPESLVMWEAQFGDFVNGAQTVVDEFISSAEQKWGQTSGVTLLLPHGYEGQGPDHSSARPERFLQMCAQNNMTVAMPTSPSNYFHLLRWQVHNPHHKPLVVFTPKSMLRLKAAASKAEEFTSGEFRPVIGDDSVDPNAVKKVVFCAGKVYYDLEAERQKRGVTDTAIIRIERLYPLPGAEVQAEVNKYPNAEKYLWTQEEPANQGAWPFIALNLIDHLDLAVGADVPHGERLRRISRPHGSSPAVGSAKRHQAEQEQLVREVFEA
- a CDS encoding sensor histidine kinase, translated to MSGVGDPRSRNLGGAQSRKGAGPLGGLRPFSIKTKLGALVVISVLITTGLSMIAVQTKTELRFIMVFSMIATLLITQFVAHSLTAPLDEMNAVARSISRGDYTRRVSENRRDELGDLAHTINLMADELEAQDRQRKELVANVSHELRTPIAGLRAVLENIVDGVTQADPETMRTALKQTDRLGRLVETLLDLSRLDNGVVPLRRRRFEVWPYLSGVLKEAQMVSSARGGITSGSGNHTRTDVHLHLDVHPPELTANADPERIHQVVANLIDNAVKHSPAHGRVTVKARRGPTPESLDLEVLDEGPGIPESEWHRVFERFNRGAVSSPHGPGSDGGTGLGLAIARWAVDLHGGRIGVAESPKGCRIRVVLPGVSAQPGQRPVQV
- a CDS encoding response regulator transcription factor produces the protein MEQTHTTHSSTTATPGAQRRVLVVEDDPTIVDAIAARLRAEGFVVQTASDGPAAVDTAEAWQPDLLILDIMLPGFDGLEVCRRVQAQRPVPVLMLTARDDETDMLVGLGVGADDYMTKPFSMRELAARVHVLLRRVERAALAATTPRSGILRLGELEIDHAQRRVRVRSEDVHLTPTEFDLLVCLANTPRAVLSREQLLAEVWDWADASGTRTVDSHIKALRRKIGAERIRTVHGVGYALETPNP
- a CDS encoding spermidine synthase, giving the protein MPITDEPEVIDRREGPYGEVVLRRHGELLQIIANGCFLMDTSDGRSERLLVDAALDALTGRSRPRVLIGGLGVGFSLAHAAADPRWGTITVVEREPSVIEWHRAGPLGEVSAGALADPRTDIVEADLVAYVNETSATFDALCLDIDNGPDWTVSEANENLYSPAGLASCARVLRPGGVLAVWSAQPSAEFEETLRNAGFQQVRTEEIPVARGVPDVVHLAVRPG
- a CDS encoding glycoside hydrolase family 3 protein; amino-acid sequence: MSTAPYRDPNRPVDERVDDLLGRMTLAEKAGQLFHAMLTMNRDGTLAEAGEGSFLRHGTYELVTQGHLTHFNLLGQYGVRETAEWVNRLQALAADTRLGIPVTLSTDPRHSFTDNPGASSGSGAFSAWPEPLGLAAIGEPELVERFGDTVRREYLSVGFRVALHPQIDLATEPRWSRQSGTFGSSAEVTSALVRAYVRGLQGPRLGPRSVAAMVKHFPGGGPQQDGEDPHFPHGKDQIYPGGLRDDHLAPFRAAVEAGCSQVMPSYGRPVGVADWEEVGFGFNRDVLTGLLRERLGFGGVICTDWGLLTDTSIAGEPHEAHAWGVEHLTVAERAAKALDAGADQFGGEQCPEVIVELVRSGRIPEERIDASVRRLLREKFVLGLFERRYVDPDRAEETVGASEFTALGETAQRRSLTVLTNHSLLPLTDRPNLYVEGVGAQTASLYGNVVTDPAHADVAVLRLRTPYEERPGVFESFFHSGSLAFGEERLKEILALLEAVPTLVCVNLERPAVLPEIAAKAAALVADYGASDAALLDVAFGRARAEGRLPFELPRSMAAVEASRADVPNDTEDPVFPYGHGLAL
- a CDS encoding TetR/AcrR family transcriptional regulator, whose amino-acid sequence is MVRNRRSEGPGAGGPEGDGGRRPESSGARGSYAVGDERRSRILDAAVQHFAQWGFHASSLARIAKDVGITQGGLLHHFRSKEDLLVQVLERVDETDRHRFFSREFESVAQMFEALVKLAEYNCARLGRTRMFNILAAEAGDPGHPAHAYFVKRYAEVVGTMSRVLRRGVDTGELRADTDVVAVAQELAAVMDGLQIQWVLDPKGFDMAGRFRAYAERVLRGIGAEVP
- a CDS encoding rhomboid-like protein, which produces MDAARTVETAGPVLDGIPRQPGAAPAPVAAPAPVAEQESAGPGPSAPARSTRSPFPRPWRLLPTPVGTPFTFCYATVLVMTSLVAEHAGPALVHALHQGSSTDVAHLVRSPVLVLLASALWLAGGVGSPYATGFLLVLTALERRIGGWRTAGVFLLGHILATLATEVPVGLAVLAGHLPASSLHRLDYGVSFGVAASVGALAGLVSPWLRWPVLLGFGGMLVDDLIAFTDPMTNWGHLLALAIGVATWPVVRRWRRAGPGGRGLPRGGAGRAQAATTAA